CCATGGACACCTGTATCACCCTACGCACAATCGTGATGAAGGGCAGTACCTGCTACTTCCAGGCCGGCGGGGGCATCGTGGCCGATTCTGAGCCAGATGCGGAGTATCAGGAGACGCTGATCAAGGCGGGGGCATTGCTGGACGCTCTGCGACTGGCACAGCGCGGGGAGTTGTAAAGCAGACTGACGGCAGAAGGAAAACGAAAGGCGGCACCGAGATGATCCTGGTCATCGACAATTACGACTCATTCACCTACAACCTGGTGCAATACCTCGGCGAGTTAGGGCAGGAGTGTGCTGTCTACCGCAATGACAAGATCACGGTGGACCAGTGCATGGAGATGGCCCCCGACAGCATTGTCATCTCGCCCGGTCCCTGCACCCCCCTGGAAGCCGGCATCTCCTGCGAACTCATCCAGGCCGCAGCGGGGAAGATCCCGCTCTTGGGAGTCTGCCTGGGCCATCAGTCCATCGGGCAGGTCTTCGGTGGCGACGTGGTGCGCGCAATGCGGCCCATGCACGGCAAGACTTCGCAGATCCAGCACGACGGTCGCGGCGTGTTCACCGGTCTCCCCAACCCATTCGAGGCGGTGCGGTATCACTCGCTCATCGTCAAACGCGAGACCCTGCCGGACTGCCTGGAGGTTTCGGCAGAGACCTTCGGGGGGGAGATCATGGGACTGCGGCACAAGGAGTACCTCGTGGAAGGCGTGCAGTTTCACCCGGAATCGATCATGACCCAGTGTGGCAAGGATCTGCTGGCCAATTTCGTGCGAATGGCCGCCGGCGCGAAATAGCCCGTGGCCGTCGTGCAAGCCCGCGCGCCTTCCGGAGGGCGGCGCGTGTGATGGAGATCACCCGGGCTTCGCGAGCAACGGCACCCAATCAAGGAGGGTTGGCGAGCCATGTTGAGCCGTTACC
This region of Armatimonadota bacterium genomic DNA includes:
- a CDS encoding aminodeoxychorismate/anthranilate synthase component II, with the translated sequence MILVIDNYDSFTYNLVQYLGELGQECAVYRNDKITVDQCMEMAPDSIVISPGPCTPLEAGISCELIQAAAGKIPLLGVCLGHQSIGQVFGGDVVRAMRPMHGKTSQIQHDGRGVFTGLPNPFEAVRYHSLIVKRETLPDCLEVSAETFGGEIMGLRHKEYLVEGVQFHPESIMTQCGKDLLANFVRMAAGAK